In the Balaenoptera musculus isolate JJ_BM4_2016_0621 chromosome 20, mBalMus1.pri.v3, whole genome shotgun sequence genome, tggatcctagaaaaatggtacatattAACTTAttagcaaagcagaaatagaatcacggatgtaaagaacaaacttatggttaccaagggcagaagggagggggtaggacgaattgggagattgggattggcatatatacactactatgtataaaatagataactaatgagaacctactgtttagcacagggaacactactcagtgatctgtggtgacctaaatgggaaggaaatctaaaaaaaagtggatatgtgtatacgttcaactgattcacttcgctgaacagcagaaactaacacaacattgtaaagcaactatactccagggactttcctggtggcacagtggttaagactccgcactcccaatgcagggggcctccgttcaatccctggtaagggaacttgatcccacatgcatgctacaactgagtccacatgccacaactaaggagcccatgtacctcaactaaggagccagcgagctgcaactaagacctggtgcaaccaagtaaataaataaataaataaataacacaatgagtaaaaaaaaaaaaaaagcaactatactccaatataaattaataaaaaaaaaagaaagtttctacTGCTGGAATAATGGTGGATTAATTTGGATAATGAATTTTACTCTTCAAGATTTAATTTGCCACATCATCACAATTCCTTTTGCCATCCCCTTTTCCATTTTACTGTGGGTTGTGGGTGCATCCTGGGTCAAAACCTTGATCTcatttaaaagatagaaaaaaatcagagtaattTTGCTGAACTCATGCCAACGTTTAATAAGGTGGACTAGTCACTTCATCTAATCGGCTCATTAAGTCTCATGTCATCTGCCATCATGTTAGACACTGGTGGAGACCTTTACATCCAGGCCCTCTTGCAGCAATGAATGAGGAGTTACCACACCTGAGTTCGAGTACTTAACtctatcctctttttttctttcttttttcttgatagtATTAATTTTACTTCCGTAGATGATTAAAAAGTTGCCATGAAAAACTtggtctttctcctttttttttttggctgagccgcACGGtgtgtgggatcctagttctgccatcagggatggaaccggggcccctggcagtgagagcaccgagtcctaaccactggaccgccaggaattccccgtctttttcatttttttaaatgaagatttatGGACTCAAACATTTAagtaaaaaactttttttgtacCCATGTGACCCAAAGCAACAAGAACATTTTCAGGGAGTGATTTGGAGAGTAGATTTTTCTGCCTTCATTCAGAATGTTTTCTGACTCCTAATTTACTGGCTGCTCTTTGCATATACAAATCCCTATCTACTCTTTCTGGTCCAACTCAAatgtcatacttttttttttttaattttgtttatttatttttggctgtgttgggtcttcgctgctgtgcgtgggctttctctagttgcggcgagtgggggctactcttcgttgcagtgcacgggcttctcattgcggtggcttatcattgcggagcacgggctctaggcgtgtgggcttcagtagttgtggcatgcgggctcagtagttgtggcacactggcttagttgctccacggcatgtgggctcttcccagaccagggatcgaacccgtgtccctgcattggcaggcggattcttaaccactgtgccaccagggaagcccctcaaatgtCATACTTTTATAAAGCTTTCTCTTACCACTCCCAACCTTCTTTTGAACCTCCACACTGCTCTGTATCATTCTTATGACATTTATTACCTTATATTTTGAGGTATGAATATATTGTCTATATCCTTCTTGAGGGCCCTCAGTGGGCACTAGTACACGGAGAATGACCTTAACGTCTCACACActtatatttattgaagaaaagaaTGGGGaaccttggacaagccacttaGCTTCTCTGTTCCTTAGTTGCCTCACTAATGCAACTTATTTCAGGGGTTAGTTGTGAAGAGGTAAGTTGTGAATGGAATGAGTTAACACGTGCcaaggaattttgaaaaataaaaaatgaggagCAGTGTAAGATACCTTTTCCTGTTCATGAATACTATGCTTTGCTTGTTCATAACTGTAATCTTCTGTGTGAAGATAAATGGCTAAATGATTCCAAAAGAGCCATAAGAGGATCTCAAGAGGTGATGAGCTTTCAAGGTTCTTAAGATTTTAAGCAGACTGGAGAGTGGTAGTGCCACACAATGAAAGAGCTTGTAGTTTGTCAgacacgatttttttttttttttttgcctgtgttgggtcttcgttgttgtgcccgggatttctctctagttgtggcgagcagggggtactcttcgctgtggtgtgtgggcttctcattgctgtggcttctcttgttgcggagcacaggctccaggtgtgcgggcttcagtagtcgtagaatgcaagctcagtagttgtggctcgtgggctctagagcgcgggctctagagcgcaggctcagtagttgtggtgcactggcttaattgctccacggcatgtgggatattcccggacctacgcaccctgcattggcaggcagattcttaaccactgcaccaccagggaagtccccagacgtGAATTTTAATCTCTTCTTTGGCCCTTGCTGGATTAGCTTTGTTACCCTAAGTAACTTACTCAATTTTTCTGAGTCcgggtttccttatctgtaaaatagggatgaggAAATCGTGTTTTGCAGGGCAGTACGAGAATTAGTAATAATGCACGTAGTAGTGTATGCTACCTAAGTGGGAAGAATCGTTAATACTTAGGCACTTGGGTTGAAATAGCCCCACATTTGCCCTTTATCCTGTTGACAATATTTTCATCCTGGTAtttaaaggagctgttacagagTATGCAAAAATTAGTTTGCGCCGGAACTTGGGAATATGTATTTGTTCACTGAGTTATTAATAAagtcttgaattaaaaaattccTCCTAGGTCCGTTTCAATAAAGTTTTGCTCAAACGGGGATCTGGGATCTTATCGCGAGAATCTGGCGGAATGCGTTTCTGGCCTGGGACCTGCTCTCGCGTTGTTTGAGCAGGCAGTGGCGAGAGGTGAAAGGAAGCACGAAATACCGCGAGAGTACTGCAGATTCTCGCGATATTTCCTGTGAttaccccctccccctcctcccagtgcCGTTTCGGTTTAACCTAGTGTGTGACTGAGAGTCTCTGTGAGGGAGCGAGTGAGGGTGAGGTATTGAGGTGAGGCGGAAGCTAGAAAAGGGGCTCTTTCAGGAGCGAGGGACAAAGGGGGCGTGAGGCACCTAGGCCGCGGGACCCCAGCGACAGGAAGCCGCCCCGAGCCGGGCTCCCTGGTAGGGGAAGGGCGCGCGCAGTCCTCACAGGGCCCCAGAGCCGGAGTCGGCCCCACAGCCCCGGGCCGTCGGCTTCCTACTTCCTCGACCTCCCCGGCGCCTGGGCCTGAGGATTGGCTCggcgtggggaggaggggaaacagaCTCGAGCGGCTACCCGTTGTCTCGCAACTCCACTGCTGAGGAACTCTCATTTCTTCCCTGGCTCCTTCACCCCCACCTCATGTAGGAGGGTGCTGAGGAGTCGGGAGGGAGGAGGAGCCTGGGCTAccgtcccttccctccccacccccttgtaGGGGCGCTTTGGTAggcgtggggctggggctgggggggagggtgggggttaCTTTTTGGAGTGCTGGGgaactttttcccctttttgagGCCAGGGGAAAGGGAATGCCCAATCCAGAGAGACATGGGGGCAAGAAGGACGGGAGTGGAGGAGCTTCTGGAACTTTGCAGCCGTCATCGGGAGGTGGCAGCTCCAACAGCAGAGAGCGTCACCGCTTGGTGTCGAAGCACAAGCGGCATAGGTCCAAGCACTCCAAAGACATGGGGTTGGTGACCCCCGAAGCAGCACCTTTGGGTACAATTATCAAACCTTTGGTGGAGTATGATGACATTAGCTCTGATTCCGATACCTTCTCTGACGACATGGCCTTCAAACTGGACCGGAGGGAGAATGATGAACGTCGCGGGACTGATCGGAGTGACCGCCTGCACAAACACCGTCACCACCAGCACAGACGTTCCCGGGACTTACTAAAAACTAAacagtcagagaaagaaaaaaacctggaaGCCTCCAGCAAGTCGGGATCGATGAAGGACCGGATATCAGGAAGTTCAAAGCGTTCAAATGAGGAGAATGATGACCATGGGAAGACGCAGATCTCCAAAAGCAGCAGCAACAAGGAATCCAGGTCATCCAAACTCCATAAGGAGAAGACCCGGAAAGAACGTGAGTTGAAGTCCGGGCACAAAGACCGGAGTAAAAGTCATCGGAAAAGGGAAACACCCAAAAGTTACAAAACCGTGGACAGCCCCAAACGGAGGTCCAGGAGCCCCCACCGGAAGTGGTCGGACAGCCCCAAGCAAGATGATAGCCCCTCAGGAGCTTCTTACGGCCAAGATTATGACCTTAGTCCCCCGAGATCTCACACCTCTAGCAATTATGACTCCTACAAGAAGAGTCCGGGAAGTACCTCAAGAAGGCAGTCAATCAGCCCACCTTACAAGGAACCTTCGGCCTACCAGTCCAGCGCACGGTCACCCAGTCCCTACAGTAGACGACAGAGGTCTGTGAGTCCCTATAGCCGGCGACGTTCTTCCAGCTATGAAAGGAGTGGCTCTTACAGTGGGAGATCACCCAGTCCCTACGGCCGAAGGCGGTCCAGCAGCCCTTTCCTGAGCAAGCGCTCTCTGAGCCGGAGTCCGCTCCCCAGGTGAGCTATTTGTCTAACAGTCCGTTCTTTCTTACGGTGGCTTATGAGGAGCTGGCGATTAGacatgttaacattttgttgaaGCCCCCGGTGTTCATCATTGACTAGAACACTTTGCTATTGGCTAGTCATCATGTAGGTGAGTCTGGTCTCCTCTTAACCCAGAATTGGAGAAGTGCAGAGTTCACATGCCTACAGCTGCTAAAGGTAGGTACTTCCAGTGGTGGGATCTTCAGTTGTAAGCTCCCATGTGAGAAGAATCATAGGCTTCTGCTTACTGACTGCATAGGATTGATACTGGTGCCCAGAGTTTATCCAGCTATTTCGGTTGCTTtgtcttaactttttaaaaatcactttggtATTAGTGCCTTAGGCTTCATTGGACCTGATTGGAGatgtaagaaatttaaaattttcatttgtattatctcGGGGCTATTTGCCTAAGTCATCTACCATTTGTGCTGTTCACTGAGTCTCCAAACTTGTAAGTTTATTTCCTAATTGACAATTTTTTGATAACTTAGAGGAGACTCCTATCTTTCATGTGATGTTTCTAGTGGAAATTCTGCCAATtagttctttttcccttttatggtaTAACCTAGCAGAAATTGGTTCCAAggataatttgattttatttacagCATCACCATTGACTTATTTGTGACCACAGGTGAATTTCAAagtctttctcttaaaaattggTAATAGTACCTTCACTGTGATATTTTTGGTGAGAAAGTCATGTTAGTTTGAAATTTAATTGTTGAAGTGAATTGTCTACAGAAAATTGTTCTTGTTCCTAGGTGATGAGATGTACCTCCCTCTTTGTGGACTTAACATTTTCCTCAAAAGCAGAACTTGGGCTTTGGAGTTCTACCTGAGTGGAATCCTAATCTTGCTTTGTGACCTTTGGCGtataatttaatttctctgtgtgtgaaatgagaataataactaCCTACttgtagagttgttgtgaggattaattagtAAATATGAGTGCATAGCCAggtacagtgcctggtacttgGAGCCAGTCAGTAAATTCTAtcaaagaatgaggaaaatgttGAACACTAGTAGAGAAATTAGGCGAATTCGAAAAAATCCATGCATGTCTTTTATATGGTCAATGTCAGTAATTTTTGCTGACTTAAAGTTATAATTATTCATAAACTAGTTTGAATTCATCAAGCTACAGGAGTTCTTAGCTGTCAGAGTTTGAAGTTCCTTAGGCTTTTCCCCTccattttattacaatttttcaaacacagaaaagttgaaagaattgtaGTGAGGACTCAAGTATGTACCACCTAGATTCTGCAATTAATATTTGCTATACATTTTATCATCTCTGTCCATCTCTCCACCTTCATTTGTTTTGATTCATctcaaagtaagttgcagacatccgTATACTTCACTGTAAACACTTTAGCATGTACACCATTAGCTAGagttcacttgttttttttttttggagggatgAGGGGtaaatttatatacagtgaaatggATGTCTTAAGTGTACCATTTGTAAAATTGCTTAGTTTTTAAAGGATGCCTAAGAAATATTCTcagaatatttgttttcttgagGGAGTAGTTTCATAAAGGCTATTCTGAGAATTTTTGATTGTTAATGGGGTTTGGGAATACAGAATTACATTGAGGCTAAAGCACTAAAACAAGTTTCAGTAAAAACTGCTACTTTGCAATGATTCCTTTTGGATTCAAATCTCAAGTTCTCTCTTCCTCTACTCACTTAGTTGGAACTAGTGCAGTGttggtaaaaataaatcaaagaattgGAGACACAGTATTATAGGACACAAATATAAACACTACATAATAATCCTGGAGTCACATGCACATTTTTAGTTGGCTTGAAAAGAGcattatgtgtttgtgtgtgtgcgttaTGTGCGTATTTTTCCTCATTCAATTTCTTAGAGTCAGAGTGGAGGAACATACAGATCCCTTTTAtggtattctctttttttttttccttgagagaGACagtcaaaattaaacaaaagatttcatttttaaagactgaaaatgCTTTGGCAGAAACGCAAGATCTTTGCATCCACCAAATTAGTAGTGATTAATAGTagaaatttcatttcaaatggTGGAACCTAACTTAATTCagggaaaaaatacatttgtttttgaagacaattttttttgttgCCTGCATTTACCTATTTGTTGTTCCCTTTTACCCCCTTTTCTCCATGAAGAGTGGACCTGGACCTCAAATGTAACGTTTATGTAAGTTATGGCCATCCAAACGTCCTGTTAACAGTAGGCTTCTGTTCAGAAGTTGAGGGTTTGTAACAGAGTTCCTTAGGAAGATTTAGTCATGctgaaagatgaaagaaacagtGGTTTGTAGAGCACGGTCTCTGACATTATTTAGTGTTTTCCTGAGATAATGTTAGTTTTAGACCAGCCTATAATTCAATATGAGAATACCTCTTGTTTTAGCCACTCATTTACAAGAGAAGTATTAGTTTTCTGAAGGGTAATTGGATATTTGGTAAATTCACTTAACTACTTTCAGTATTTTATATCCTCGTGTTCATATAtacattgttgttattgtttttttgagCACTCTGAATCCAATGataactttacattttaataaacttgGAAGAAAGTTTCCAAAAAGCATTATAGGTATAAGAAAATCATGACTAACATCATGTGAGTTGTTTCACTTACCATGTATATGCTAtttgttttgaaacattttgaaTCACGTCAATCTTACCAATGATCAACGATAAAGGGAGATACTGAGGATCTGGAATGGGAACAATTCGTTTTACACTACTGGGCAAATTATCTTTTGTCCAGTCACATTTTTtgtgctaattttttttcctcctcacacTGAGCCCTGAGCACATTAGgctttattaaaaagcaaaaaagaattaATGAGGGTTTGGGTTTTAATTTAGAATAATCTGCCTTATAGATTCCCAGATTTTACTTCCCAATCCTTCCTTAATAATGGAGAAGATAAGTTGAACATGCAATAATACCTTGCCTTATGAATTCCTAAAAAGTTTATtggaaatcattttatatttgaaagtacTAGAAGTCATCATAGTTTTAAGAatttctaataaattattttggtaaGACAGTTTCTCCGGTTTATCTAGTTTTTGTAAATCCTAACTCTTGTATATTGGGGGTTTGTTTAGTATAGGCGCAACTTAATTATAAAGTGAGGATACAAGGAACAGAGTCTTTTCCTGGGATTTCTCAATAAAATAGCTgtctagttttaaaaatttaggttttGGTGAAGTGTGCTAGTTACTTTTAACTTCCTAATTGATATAACCCACATTTAGCATTaagtatgactttttaaaatcatgttttcattttatcacaTATTTAAACCAAAATGCTAAAAGTAATCATTGTGAATATGGGTATTTTCTAACATGGGAAAAAAGTATCCATCCATCTTCCTTCAGTTGAATAAGTAGTGGATAATTTTTAGATTATATGATTGAACTATGTTGCCATGcaggatttatttccttctaatctattttttttaatttatttgcttagatgacttagactttttttttttttttaaagaatttccctttttaattaattaattaatttatttatttttggctgtgttgggtcttcgtttctgtgtgagggctttctctagttgcggcaagtgggggccactcttcatcgcggtgcacgggcctctcactatcgcggcctctcttgttgcggagcacaggctccagacgcgcaggctcagtagttgtggcacacgggcttagttgctccacggcatgtgggatcttcccagaccagggctcgaacccgtgtcccctgcattggcaggcagattctcaaccactgcgccaccagggaagcccatctaatctatttttttaagtaaagaacggttttaaatttacagaaaaattgtaaagatagtacaaagaattattttatgtcctcaaactcagtttccccattgttaacatcttacatttgttacaattaatgaaccaatattgatacattattattattatttgatggTACCTAATCTATTTTTAAGATTGCTAAATACTCAAAGTGGGTTTTTTAAGTTACAGTTCTTCATAGTTTGTTTAACTGATCTATTCCATATTGCTGTAGTCTATCTATTTTAAACTGCTGTTTTCTCTTTCCAGTAGAAAATCCATGAAGTCTAGAAGTAGAAGTCCTGCATATTCAAGACACTCAACTTCTCATAGTAAAAAGAAGAGATCCGGGTCACGCAGTCGACATTCCAGTATCTCACCTGTCAGGCTTCCACTGAACTCCAGCTTGGGAGCTGAACTcagtaggaaaaagaaagaaagagcagctgctgctgcagcaaaAATGGATGGAAAGGAATCCAAGGGTTCACCTATATTTTTGCCTAGAAAAGAGAACAGTTCAGTAGAGGCTAAGGATTCAGGCTTGGAGTCTAAAAAGTTACCCAGAGGTGTAAAATTGGAAAAATCTGCCCCAGATACTGAACTGGTAAATGTAACACATCTAAACACAGAGGTGAAAAGTTCTTTAGATACAGGGAAAATAAAGTTGGATGAGAACTCTGAGAAGCATCCTGTTCTTAAAGATTCAAAAGGACAGGGAACAAGAGACTCTAAACCTGTAGCACTGAAAGAGGAGATTGCTACTCCAAAAGAGACAGAGACATCTGAAAAGGAGACCCTTCCACCTCTTCCCACAGTTACTTCTCCACCTCCTTTACCAACTACTACCCCTCCACCTCAGACACCCCCCTTGCCACCTTTGCCTCCACTACCAGCTCTTCCACAGCAAccacctctgcctcctccccAGCCAGCATTTAGTCAGGTTCTTTCTTCTAGTACTTCAACTTTGCCCCCTTCTATTCACCCAAGGACATCAACTCTGTCCTCTCAGGCAAATTCTCAGCCCCCTGTACAGGTTTCTGTGAAGACTCAAGTATCTGTAACAGCTGCTATTCCACACCTAAAAACTTCAACGTTGCCTCCTCTGCCCTTCCCACCCTTATTACTGGGAGAAGATGACATGGATAGGTAAGTCCTGTGATTAACTGGGAAATTTTAACCCTCTGTTCGAAGTGTAAtgtattttttgttctcaagCTTTGTCAAAATTGCTCTAATGCATGGCTGTTTAGAATGCTTTCATGAATAGGAAATGCCTTTGATGTTTGGTTTTCAGTGGAAAAGTCCTTATGCATGACATTTATTAGGAAAAGAGAATTACAGTTTGAGGTCTCATAACCCTTTTTCTCATAAGTGTATTGATAATTTTGattcaaattttaagaaatcatgtgtttttctccttaaatttttacattgaaaattttaatattaaatagctgcaaaaaagttaaaagaatatgATTAACACCTGTATACTCTTCACCTCGATTCACCAGTTATTAATTTTTTGCCACATTTGTTTTAACTGTAGATATCATGACACTTCTGAATACTTTAGCATGTCTCTCCTAACAAGAACATTTTCCTATATGATCACAATACCTTTATCACCCTAAAaaacttattcatttattaaataatatcagtagcatatcaataataataatatcctcaGTGGTcccaaaaatgtcttttatagctacttttttttttttcctcctgatgctttaaaaaaattaattatcctgtaagaagaaaagaacaatatGTAGAATCTTTGCTAATTAGAATATAAATTCACAGTGGGGTGATGGGAAGAGCTCTAATTTTAATGAGTCCTCTGAGTGTTGAAAACTGAAATGATTTGAAGCATGAATCTGATTTCGTGGAAGGCATTaggaaatatatttgtttaatttcttgaCAGGCCTAGCCAGGCAAGTACCACCAAACAAACATGATTTAGCAGTGACATATGCCATGGCAGTCTTtgtgttattcttttttctatggAGATTCTGCCCTCTTGTTCTGGAGGATATGAGTTTCACTTATTGCAACAAACTTCCATTGTAAGCACAAAAATAAGTATTAACGGTCTTGCATCCCAAACCAATTCCCAAGCTTCCCTTACTTTCCAGGTGACATCAGTAGTTTGAACAGTGACACATTTCAGCCCTTTAGgtctatattttttcagattacacTCTGCGCTTTTTTTAGAGGGTGCAAGTGCAATAAATGAGGGGGAAAGAGATTATTTAAAAGAATGGCTCCATTACTATACATAGCTGTAAatctgattttaaagaaaaattccacATGCTCTTTCTAATATTAATAGGTATTTATGAATTCTGCCACATCCTGAGAACTGCAAAGGAGAACAGAACCTgaaatttatgtagaaaatttGTTTGAGGTACACAATATACTTCTCATAGGTACAAGCtatatatttttacagtttttgttggAAAATAGTCAGTTGAGTCTCATCCAAAGGGAACCTAGGCCACTATCTATCCACAGGAACCTTGTTTAAATATTAGTTTACGTAGTGGCTAGGACAATATCAGTGTGGCTAAGAATCTTCCTTTTGAAATGTTTACTTGGCTAACCAAATAGCTGTTGAACCTACCTACCATGCGTCAGCATAGAGTGTAGGTTTCCAGAGGTGGAACAATTTTGATAGAAAGCACATAGgaatttttatctttcagattGCGGATGAGGGGTAAGGTAAGACCATTCAGTGCTTATTTGAGTATGTGTAgctatctttaaaaatgtgtaagagagagaatgaagtgagaaaattatttttgttatatatttattctgATTCCAAAAgtgtaactattttattttatagtcctTATTAAAGGTAGAAAAATGGAAGTGAAGATTTCTTCCactatcagttttatttttttactataaaact is a window encoding:
- the CDK12 gene encoding cyclin-dependent kinase 12 isoform X6 encodes the protein MPNPERHGGKKDGSGGASGTLQPSSGGGSSNSRERHRLVSKHKRHRSKHSKDMGLVTPEAAPLGTIIKPLVEYDDISSDSDTFSDDMAFKLDRRENDERRGTDRSDRLHKHRHHQHRRSRDLLKTKQSEKEKNLEASSKSGSMKDRISGSSKRSNEENDDHGKTQISKSSSNKESRSSKLHKEKTRKERELKSGHKDRSKSHRKRETPKSYKTVDSPKRRSRSPHRKWSDSPKQDDSPSGASYGQDYDLSPPRSHTSSNYDSYKKSPGSTSRRQSISPPYKEPSAYQSSARSPSPYSRRQRSVSPYSRRRSSSYERSGSYSGRSPSPYGRRRSSSPFLSKRSLSRSPLPSRKSMKSRSRSPAYSRHSTSHSKKKRSGSRSRHSSISPVRLPLNSSLGAELSRKKKERAAAAAAKMDGKESKGSPIFLPRKENSSVEAKDSGLESKKLPRGVKLEKSAPDTELVNVTHLNTEVKSSLDTGKIKLDENSEKHPVLKDSKGQGTRDSKPVALKEEIATPKETETSEKETLPPLPTVTSPPPLPTTTPPPQTPPLPPLPPLPALPQQPPLPPPQPAFSQVLSSSTSTLPPSIHPRTSTLSSQANSQPPVQVSVKTQVSVTAAIPHLKTSTLPPLPFPPLLLGEDDMDSPKETLPSKPVKKEKEQRPRHLLTDLPLPPELPGGDPSPPDSPEPKAITPPQQPYKKRPKICCPRYGERRQTESDWGKRCVDKFDIIGIIGEGTYGQVYKAKDKDTGELVALKKVRLDNEKEGFPITAIREIKILRQLIHRSVVNMKEIVTDKQDALDFKKDKGAFYLVFEYMDHDLMGLLESGLVHFSEDHIKSFMKQLMEGLDYCHKKNFLHRDIKCSNILLNNSGQIKLADFGLARLYNSEESRPYTNKVITLWYRPPELLLGEERYTPAIDVWSCGCILGELFTKKPIFQANLELAQLELISRLCGSPCPAVWPDVIKLPYFNTMKPKKQYRRRLREEFSFIPSAALDLLDHMLTLDPSKRCTAEQTLQSDFLKDVELSKMDPPDLPHWQDCHELWSKKRRRQRQSGVLVEEPPPPKASRKETISGTSAEPVKNSSPAPPQPTPGKVEPGAGDAIGLGDITQQLNQSELAVLLNLLQSQTDLSIPQMAQLLNIHSNPEIQQQLEALNQSISALTEATPQQQDSEPTAPEESLKEAPPAPVVQPSAEQTTPEASSTPADMQNMLAVLLSQLMKTQEPAGNLEENNSDKNSGPQGPRRTPTMPQEEAAAKKGRGGYQQPTY
- the CDK12 gene encoding cyclin-dependent kinase 12 isoform X7, giving the protein MPNPERHGGKKDGSGGASGTLQPSSGGGSSNSRERHRLVSKHKRHRSKHSKDMGLVTPEAAPLGTIIKPLVEYDDISSDSDTFSDDMAFKLDRRENDERRGTDRSDRLHKHRHHQHRRSRDLLKTKQSEKEKNLEASSKSGSMKDRISGSSKRSNEENDDHGKTQISKSSSNKESRSSKLHKEKTRKERELKSGHKDRSKSHRKRETPKSYKTVDSPKRRSRSPHRKWSDSPKQDDSPSGASYGQDYDLSPPRSHTSSNYDSYKKSPGSTSRRQSISPPYKEPSAYQSSARSPSPYSRRQRSVSPYSRRRSSSYERSGSYSGRSPSPYGRRRSSSPFLSKRSLSRSPLPSRKSMKSRSRSPAYSRHSTSHSKKKRSGSRSRHSSISPVRLPLNSSLGAELSRKKKERAAAAAAKMDGKESKGSPIFLPRKENSSVEAKDSGLESKKLPRGVKLEKSAPDTELVNVTHLNTEVKSSLDTGKIKLDENSEKHPVLKDSKGQGTRDSKPVALKEEIATPKETETSEKETLPPLPTVTSPPPLPTTTPPPQTPPLPPLPPLPALPQQPPLPPPQPAFSQVLSSSTSTLPPSIHPRTSTLSSQANSQPPVQVSVKTQVSVTAAIPHLKTSTLPPLPFPPLLLGEDDMDSPKETLPSKPVKKEKEQRPRHLLTDLPLPPELPGGDPSPPDSPEPKAITPPQQPYKKRPKICCPRYGERRQTESDWGKRCVDKFDIIGIIGEGTYGQVYKAKDKDTGELVALKKVRLDNEKEGFPITAIREIKILRQLIHRSVVNMKEIVTDKQDALDFKKDKGAFYLVFEYMDHDLMGLLESGLVHFSEDHIKSFMKQLMEGLDYCHKKNFLHRDIKCSNILLNNSGQIKLADFGLARLYNSEESRPYTNKVITLWYRPPELLLGEERYTPAIDVWSCGCILGELFTKKPIFQANLELAQLELISRLCGSPCPAVWPDVIKLPYFNTMKPKKQYRRRLREEFSFIPSAALDLLDHMLTLDPSKRCTAEQTLQSDFLKDVELSKMDPPDLPHWQDCHELWSKKRRRQRQSGVLVEEPPPPKASRKETISGTSAEPVKNSSPAPPQPTPGKVEPGAGDAIGLGDITQQLNQSELAVLLNLLQSQTDLSIPQMAQLLNIHSNPEIQQQLEALNQSISALTEATPQQQDSEPTAPEESLKEAPPAPVVQPSAEQTTPEASSTPADMQNMLAVLLSQLMKTQEPAGNLEENNSDKNSGPQGPRRTPTMPQEEAAGGSSSRSDGP